A window of Halomonas sp. GFAJ-1 contains these coding sequences:
- a CDS encoding efflux transporter periplasmic adaptor subunit, which yields MKKMIHSGRASLVTLIAALALAACGQEQPQQQQAQQEAPAHAVEVAEVARQDIPLNKSYPSLLRSDSEVTLVARVSGFLEERHFEPGQLVEQGDRLYTIEPDLYQATVNQRDADLQSARAELARAQRDAQRFEQLLSQNSVSRQQYDQALADQRVAQARVAQAEAALTSANLDLGYANVTAPVSGMISLSQINVGNLVNPGTELATITPLDPLEVRFQLPQRDAFELRRQLGEESEASDITARLTVPGLSGGSGSELEGQLNYLGSRVDGGTSTVQASASFANPDGAVLPGQFVRVRLEGLKRFNVIAVPEIAVTQGLMGPRVFVLDEESKARERTVQLGDVAGPWQIIVDGLEEGERVIVGDTAGVEPGRKIEPKRFEDNAGELVERAEEVEAEEQQAQAEAAEEMAEGAGDMPADEGEEGAQ from the coding sequence ATGAAGAAAATGATTCACTCAGGTAGAGCGAGTCTAGTGACGCTGATAGCTGCACTGGCGCTGGCAGCCTGCGGGCAAGAGCAGCCGCAACAGCAGCAGGCGCAGCAGGAAGCGCCTGCTCATGCGGTGGAAGTCGCCGAAGTAGCTCGGCAGGATATACCGCTGAATAAGTCTTACCCGTCACTGCTGCGTAGCGATAGTGAAGTAACGCTCGTCGCGCGGGTAAGCGGCTTTCTGGAAGAGCGCCATTTTGAGCCTGGGCAGTTAGTCGAGCAGGGCGATCGGCTCTATACCATCGAGCCGGACCTTTATCAGGCTACGGTTAATCAGCGCGATGCTGACCTACAGAGCGCCCGCGCTGAGCTAGCCCGCGCCCAGCGCGATGCCCAGCGTTTTGAACAGCTATTGAGCCAAAACTCAGTGAGCCGCCAGCAGTATGATCAAGCCTTAGCGGATCAACGGGTTGCCCAGGCGCGGGTTGCTCAAGCGGAAGCCGCACTCACCAGCGCCAATCTTGATTTAGGCTATGCCAACGTCACCGCCCCGGTATCGGGAATGATCAGCTTAAGCCAAATCAACGTCGGCAACCTAGTGAACCCCGGAACAGAGCTTGCCACCATCACGCCGCTAGACCCCCTTGAAGTGCGTTTCCAACTGCCCCAGCGAGATGCATTTGAACTACGCCGACAGCTTGGAGAGGAGAGTGAGGCTTCTGATATCACCGCCCGCCTGACAGTGCCTGGGCTAAGCGGTGGCAGTGGTTCTGAGCTTGAAGGGCAATTGAACTACCTTGGCTCACGGGTAGATGGTGGCACCAGTACGGTTCAGGCCTCGGCTAGCTTTGCTAACCCTGACGGTGCCGTTCTGCCTGGGCAGTTTGTGCGAGTACGCCTTGAAGGTCTAAAGCGCTTTAACGTGATTGCTGTGCCGGAAATTGCCGTGACCCAGGGGCTGATGGGGCCGCGTGTGTTTGTGCTGGATGAAGAGAGCAAAGCCCGTGAGCGTACCGTTCAGCTCGGCGACGTAGCAGGCCCTTGGCAGATAATTGTAGATGGCCTTGAAGAGGGTGAGCGCGTCATTGTTGGTGATACCGCCGGGGTGGAGCCGGGCCGGAAGATTGAACCTAAGCGTTTTGAAGACAACGCGGGAGAGTTGGTTGAGCGCGCTGAAGAAGTCGAAGCTGAGGAGCAGCAAGCACAGGCTGAAGCAGCTGAAGAGATGGCCGAAGGTGCTGGGGATATGCCAGCAGACGAAGGGGAAGAGGGCGCGCAATAA
- a CDS encoding RND transporter, whose product MNFSNFFISRPIFATVLAIILTLVGSLAMRILPIEQYPSVVPPTVSVQAQFPGADAETVAQTVAAPLAEAINGVEDMLYMTSNSADNGIMSLSVAFNIGTDGDINTINVNNRVQGALSQLPEAVQSQGVRVELRSDSILMLVALTSPNGDYNNVYMQNYATLNILDELRQVPGVGNAEVLGGGEFAMRIWMDPDKLAQYDLTPSEVATAIRAQNTEIPAGNLAATPQSEPRAYTYTITAGGRLSDTDDFRNIYLRTNPDGSSLRLEDVARIELGASFYGVNARLNGATMTPIIINQQPGANALSTAEAVRDTMEELAVRFPPGLEYVTPYDTTLFIDASVETVLKTFIEAFLIVIVILFIFLQNWRFTVIAMSVVPVSVIGTFAGFYLFDFSINLLTLFALVLSIGIVVDDAILVVENVERVLSEEEDISVRDATIRAMKEVGGPVIATSLIMAAVFVPVAFMGGFTGQIYQQFAITVTISVALSALMALTFTPALSAIFIKHNLHKTKQTAFRRAITTPLRLFDRLFAGITAVYMWGVKKLVRFWVLALALTVATSVGSYWLYANTPSTLVPETDQGIVLVSVSLPDAASLDRTQNYMAKLSAAIEDIPGVEYSSAVAGYDILSSAVNTARGIMFINMHPWAERDLTADELVGRIMQLGASIDGGSAMAFNVPPIMGLSTTGGFTGFLQSFDGASPRELYEASLQIMGAANQHPALNRVFSTFNVNVPSFRAEIDQQKALSYGVALENISSALSNTFGNGFVNFFSYQNRNFQVYLQNEDEFRKTPEDINSVFVRGGNGERIPLSEFVTLERQVGPSVVSRFGVYTGAQFQGGPAEGYSSAQAIEAMEALVLDTLGPNWGMGWTGTAYQEANLGNTATLAIVFGILMVFLILAAQYESWSLPLAVLTATPFAFLGGIGGIVLRGLDTSVYVQIGMLVVVGLAAKNAILIVEFAELQRKEQGKTIREAAITAAELRFRPIVMTSLAFIFGTLPLALASGASDVSSHHIGTTVAMGMASVAVLGSLFIPSFYAMIATVSDWLYRKRHPNQTASSPALEHDQH is encoded by the coding sequence ATGAATTTTTCCAACTTCTTTATCAGTCGTCCGATTTTCGCCACGGTGCTGGCGATTATCCTGACGCTGGTAGGCTCCCTGGCGATGCGAATACTGCCCATTGAGCAGTATCCCAGCGTTGTGCCGCCTACGGTCTCAGTGCAAGCCCAGTTCCCTGGGGCGGATGCTGAAACGGTGGCGCAAACAGTGGCAGCGCCCCTTGCTGAGGCCATTAACGGCGTTGAGGACATGCTCTACATGACCTCTAACAGCGCCGACAACGGCATTATGAGCTTGAGCGTGGCGTTTAATATCGGTACCGATGGTGATATCAACACCATCAACGTGAACAACCGGGTGCAGGGCGCGCTCTCACAGCTGCCCGAAGCCGTGCAGTCCCAGGGGGTAAGGGTTGAATTGCGCTCTGATTCGATTCTGATGCTGGTGGCGCTGACCTCGCCGAACGGTGATTACAACAATGTTTACATGCAGAACTACGCCACCCTTAATATTCTTGACGAACTGCGCCAAGTACCCGGTGTGGGTAACGCTGAGGTGTTGGGCGGCGGCGAGTTCGCCATGCGTATTTGGATGGACCCAGATAAGCTGGCCCAGTACGACTTAACCCCCAGCGAAGTAGCAACCGCCATACGGGCGCAAAACACCGAAATCCCTGCGGGTAACTTAGCGGCAACGCCACAAAGTGAACCGCGTGCTTATACTTATACGATTACTGCTGGTGGGCGTTTATCAGATACAGATGATTTTCGTAACATTTATCTGCGCACCAATCCAGATGGCTCTTCATTGCGCTTGGAAGACGTTGCGCGTATTGAGCTAGGGGCTTCGTTTTACGGGGTAAACGCGCGCTTAAATGGTGCGACGATGACACCTATCATCATCAACCAGCAGCCGGGGGCTAATGCCCTTTCAACGGCTGAAGCGGTGCGCGACACGATGGAAGAGCTGGCGGTTCGCTTTCCGCCGGGGCTTGAGTATGTGACACCCTACGATACAACGCTGTTCATCGATGCATCGGTGGAAACGGTACTCAAAACCTTTATCGAAGCTTTTCTGATCGTTATTGTCATCCTGTTTATTTTTCTACAGAACTGGCGCTTTACCGTTATCGCTATGTCGGTGGTGCCGGTATCGGTTATTGGTACCTTTGCGGGCTTCTACCTGTTTGATTTCTCGATCAACTTACTGACGCTATTTGCGTTAGTGCTGTCGATCGGGATAGTGGTGGATGATGCCATTCTTGTGGTAGAGAACGTTGAGCGGGTGCTTAGCGAAGAGGAAGACATTAGCGTTCGCGATGCCACTATTCGTGCCATGAAAGAAGTAGGCGGCCCCGTCATTGCCACCTCCCTGATTATGGCTGCCGTCTTTGTGCCGGTAGCTTTCATGGGTGGTTTTACCGGGCAAATTTATCAGCAGTTTGCGATTACCGTGACGATATCGGTGGCGCTCTCGGCATTAATGGCCTTGACCTTCACGCCAGCGCTTTCCGCCATTTTCATTAAGCACAACCTGCATAAAACCAAACAGACTGCATTTAGGCGCGCGATCACCACACCGCTACGCCTGTTCGATCGCCTGTTTGCAGGCATCACAGCCGTGTATATGTGGGGTGTGAAAAAGTTGGTGCGCTTCTGGGTGCTGGCGCTGGCCCTCACAGTGGCTACTAGCGTGGGTTCCTATTGGCTATATGCTAATACGCCCTCTACGCTGGTGCCCGAAACCGACCAGGGTATTGTGCTGGTAAGCGTGTCGCTACCGGATGCAGCGTCGCTTGACCGTACCCAAAACTATATGGCCAAGCTGAGCGCGGCCATTGAAGATATCCCCGGCGTGGAGTACTCCTCAGCGGTAGCGGGGTATGACATTCTCTCCAGTGCGGTGAATACAGCACGCGGCATTATGTTTATTAATATGCATCCCTGGGCGGAGCGCGATTTAACCGCTGATGAGTTGGTAGGCCGCATTATGCAGTTAGGCGCCAGTATCGATGGTGGCTCTGCGATGGCGTTTAACGTACCGCCGATTATGGGGCTTTCAACCACCGGTGGTTTTACCGGCTTTTTGCAATCGTTTGATGGCGCTTCGCCGCGAGAGTTGTATGAAGCCTCGCTGCAAATTATGGGGGCCGCGAATCAGCATCCGGCGTTGAACCGAGTATTCTCAACGTTCAACGTCAATGTGCCCTCCTTCCGGGCTGAAATTGATCAGCAGAAGGCGCTCAGCTATGGCGTAGCGTTAGAGAACATTTCCTCAGCGCTCTCAAATACCTTTGGCAACGGCTTTGTTAACTTCTTTAGCTACCAAAACCGTAACTTCCAGGTCTATCTACAGAACGAAGATGAGTTCCGTAAGACTCCTGAAGATATTAATAGCGTGTTTGTACGGGGCGGTAATGGCGAACGTATCCCGCTTTCCGAGTTTGTTACTCTTGAACGCCAGGTGGGCCCTTCTGTGGTTTCCCGGTTCGGCGTTTATACGGGTGCACAGTTCCAAGGTGGCCCTGCCGAAGGGTATAGCTCGGCACAGGCCATTGAGGCTATGGAAGCCTTGGTGTTAGACACCCTTGGCCCTAATTGGGGTATGGGTTGGACGGGCACGGCCTATCAGGAAGCAAACTTGGGTAATACCGCAACCCTAGCGATTGTGTTTGGTATCTTAATGGTCTTCTTGATTCTAGCGGCTCAGTACGAAAGCTGGTCGCTGCCTTTAGCGGTACTGACCGCCACCCCGTTTGCTTTCTTAGGCGGTATTGGGGGGATTGTGCTGCGAGGCTTGGATACCAGTGTCTACGTGCAGATCGGTATGCTGGTGGTCGTGGGGTTGGCGGCCAAGAACGCTATTTTGATTGTCGAGTTTGCCGAACTGCAGCGTAAAGAGCAGGGTAAGACGATCCGTGAAGCCGCTATTACGGCTGCTGAATTGCGCTTTCGGCCGATTGTCATGACATCACTGGCGTTTATCTTTGGTACGTTGCCCTTGGCATTAGCCTCAGGTGCTAGCGACGTGAGTAGCCACCATATCGGCACAACCGTGGCGATGGGGATGGCCTCGGTGGCAGTGCTGGGTAGCCTGTTCATTCCTAGCTTCTACGCGATGATTGCGACGGTATCTGACTGGCTCTACCGCAAACGACACCCTAATCAAACGGCCAGTTCCCCCGCACTAGAGCACGACCAGCACTAG
- a CDS encoding alpha/beta hydrolase gives MDALEFIRVRELDIAVRIWNPNAPRTLIAWHGLARHGGDFSALAQQLGGEWRIIAPDTPGRGLSSWSLFPAHDYLYSHYITVALGVLDHFKLQQVDWLGTSMGGLLGMLMAADPQHSNRIKRLILNDVGPELNPQGLISLSSYFGVAHRFNNFADLHAELKQHYASFGLTHEQEWRELALNSARRLPDGSWTYHFDPRIGEQFVHDTPRDMWKEWANIRCPVMVIRGAESTLLDAETLPRMAKAQPSLQTLTVANCGHAPMLNQPEQAAPILQFLDTAIPTYTAPAEVATTQPLILWLSKQWRRLFNR, from the coding sequence ATGGATGCACTGGAATTTATACGCGTTCGAGAACTCGATATCGCCGTACGCATTTGGAACCCCAATGCCCCGCGCACGTTAATTGCTTGGCATGGTCTTGCCCGCCACGGCGGTGACTTTTCCGCACTCGCCCAGCAACTAGGCGGCGAGTGGCGCATCATCGCACCGGACACGCCCGGTCGAGGACTTTCCAGTTGGTCCCTGTTCCCCGCCCATGACTATCTCTATAGCCACTATATAACCGTTGCACTTGGCGTTTTAGACCACTTTAAATTGCAACAGGTAGACTGGTTAGGCACCTCTATGGGCGGGCTACTAGGCATGCTAATGGCTGCCGACCCACAGCACAGTAACCGCATAAAGCGGCTGATCCTAAACGACGTGGGTCCTGAGCTTAACCCGCAGGGTTTGATTTCACTCTCTAGCTATTTTGGCGTTGCTCACCGCTTCAATAATTTTGCCGACTTACACGCAGAGTTAAAGCAGCATTACGCAAGCTTTGGGCTTACCCATGAACAGGAGTGGCGCGAGTTAGCGCTCAATAGTGCACGGCGCTTACCCGACGGCAGTTGGACCTACCATTTTGACCCGCGCATCGGGGAACAATTTGTCCACGACACCCCTCGGGACATGTGGAAGGAGTGGGCAAATATTCGCTGCCCGGTGATGGTCATTCGCGGCGCCGAATCTACTTTATTAGATGCCGAAACGCTGCCACGTATGGCCAAGGCACAGCCATCGCTGCAAACGTTAACCGTGGCTAATTGCGGCCACGCCCCCATGCTTAACCAGCCGGAGCAGGCCGCCCCCATCCTTCAGTTTCTCGACACCGCTATCCCCACTTACACCGCCCCCGCAGAGGTGGCCACTACCCAGCCACTGATCCTTTGGCTAAGCAAACAGTGGCGGCGGTTATTTAACCGCTAG
- a CDS encoding TetR family transcriptional regulator: MARKTKAEAAATREALLDAAEEVFFAKGVARTSLEQIARHAGLTRGAVYWHFKDKADLFKALVERVRMPFQSLMDEVDISDADISPLESIRRACHTGMARLEQPSYQRILSILMHRCEFFSDINPLEMQDKIAKECFDEMLAVFKLAQHQQLLRDGLSPEVATQMMQSMLGGLFHDWLRNPSVYSIDERSGKMIDTFIFLVKR; encoded by the coding sequence ATGGCCAGAAAGACCAAAGCAGAAGCCGCAGCTACTCGCGAAGCGCTGCTGGATGCTGCTGAAGAAGTGTTTTTCGCGAAAGGCGTAGCTCGCACATCACTAGAGCAGATTGCCCGCCATGCTGGCCTTACCCGTGGAGCAGTTTACTGGCATTTCAAAGATAAGGCGGACCTCTTTAAAGCGTTAGTTGAGCGTGTCCGCATGCCTTTTCAGTCATTGATGGACGAAGTGGATATATCCGACGCTGATATTTCGCCGTTAGAATCAATTCGCCGAGCCTGCCACACCGGTATGGCTAGGCTTGAGCAGCCTTCATATCAAAGGATATTGTCTATCTTGATGCATCGCTGCGAATTCTTCAGTGACATTAATCCTTTAGAAATGCAGGATAAAATTGCTAAGGAATGTTTTGATGAGATGCTAGCGGTATTTAAGCTTGCACAACATCAGCAACTACTGCGTGATGGCCTTAGCCCAGAGGTTGCAACACAGATGATGCAGTCTATGTTGGGTGGCCTATTCCATGACTGGCTTCGCAATCCCAGTGTTTATTCCATTGATGAGCGCAGCGGCAAAATGATAGATACATTCATTTTCCTAGTTAAACGTTAA
- a CDS encoding succinylglutamate desuccinylase, which translates to MARAPIELAGHTIQPGQRLQIDMPVARLYTHTPLHIPLEVVHGRKAGPVMLVCGGIHGDEINGVEIVRRLLRSKAINSLRGTLIAVPVVNVFGFLQQTRYLPDRRDLNRCFPGSEKGSLGGRIAALFREQIVDQATHIIDLHTGAIHRTNLPQIRAQLSAGSETERMADAFGAPVILNAELREGSLRHYAQNRGIPVLTYEAGEALRFDEWAITPGVRGVLRVMRRLDMLAGAQRQRSSAPAELANGSSWARAPIDGILRPKVRLGARVAKGEVLGKVADPFGNDEDEVLSMADGIVIGMSRLPLANEGEALYHIARFDEIEEAETAIESFQSSLTPPPDAMY; encoded by the coding sequence ATGGCACGAGCCCCCATAGAATTAGCTGGACATACCATTCAGCCCGGCCAGCGCTTACAAATTGATATGCCAGTTGCACGTTTATATACCCATACGCCGCTGCATATTCCGCTTGAAGTGGTACATGGCCGCAAGGCGGGGCCGGTGATGCTGGTGTGCGGTGGCATTCACGGCGATGAAATTAATGGTGTCGAGATCGTGCGGCGATTACTGCGCTCAAAAGCAATTAATAGCCTGCGGGGTACGCTGATCGCGGTGCCGGTCGTTAATGTCTTCGGTTTTTTACAACAAACCCGCTACCTGCCTGACCGGCGCGATTTAAATCGCTGCTTTCCGGGCAGCGAAAAAGGCTCGCTCGGCGGCCGCATTGCGGCGCTATTTCGTGAGCAGATAGTCGACCAAGCAACGCATATTATCGACCTGCACACCGGGGCGATTCACCGCACAAATTTACCGCAAATTCGCGCCCAGCTAAGTGCGGGTAGCGAAACAGAGCGCATGGCAGATGCGTTTGGTGCGCCGGTAATTCTCAATGCGGAGCTGCGGGAAGGGAGCCTTCGGCATTACGCGCAGAACCGCGGGATACCGGTACTCACTTACGAAGCGGGTGAGGCGCTGCGCTTTGATGAGTGGGCCATTACGCCAGGTGTGCGGGGCGTTTTACGGGTAATGCGCCGGTTGGACATGCTAGCCGGCGCTCAGCGGCAGCGCTCCTCGGCACCTGCTGAACTGGCTAATGGATCCAGTTGGGCACGGGCACCTATCGACGGCATATTGCGCCCTAAAGTGCGCCTAGGCGCGCGGGTGGCCAAAGGCGAAGTGCTGGGCAAGGTCGCGGACCCTTTCGGTAATGATGAGGATGAGGTGCTCTCTATGGCTGACGGCATTGTGATTGGCATGAGCCGACTGCCGCTGGCCAACGAAGGTGAAGCGCTTTATCACATCGCTCGTTTTGATGAGATTGAGGAGGCAGAAACCGCGATTGAAAGCTTTCAATCTAGCCTTACACCGCCGCCTGATGCGATGTATTAA
- a CDS encoding catalase, with amino-acid sequence MTSSKYTTNEAGIPVSSDEHSLSVGADGPIVMHDHYLMEQMAAFNREMIPDRQPHAKGSGAFGHFEVTQDVSKYTKAKFLQPGTKTDVLIRFSTVAGESGSPDTWRDPRGFSIKFYTDEGNFDMVGNNTPVFFVRDPMKFQHFIHSQKRRADNGLRDHDMQWDFWTLAPESAHQVAWLMGDRGVPATWRHMNGYSSHTYMWVNDEGERFWVKYHFKTDQGIKCMTQEQADQMAGSDADYHRRDLFEAIKRGDYPSWTLQMQIMPFEDAKTYRINPFDLTKVWPHDDYPLMEVGKLTLNRNPTDFHSEIEQAAFEPNNSVPGTGFSPDKMLLARVISYADAHRARLGVNYKHIPVNAPKCPVHSYSQGGAMRIKHSTDPVYTPNSKGGAKADPERFPEDAVWSTDGQLVRSAYTLRPDDDDWSQAHALVRQVMDDEQRDRLVSNVVGHLSGGVTEPVLERAFEYWRNIDQEVGERIEKGVRGS; translated from the coding sequence ATGACGAGCAGTAAGTATACAACTAACGAAGCGGGCATCCCGGTTTCCAGCGACGAACACTCCCTTTCTGTGGGTGCCGATGGCCCCATTGTCATGCATGACCACTATCTCATGGAGCAAATGGCGGCGTTTAACCGAGAGATGATTCCCGACCGCCAGCCCCACGCAAAAGGTAGTGGCGCCTTTGGCCATTTTGAAGTTACCCAAGATGTCAGTAAGTACACCAAAGCAAAATTTCTTCAGCCGGGCACTAAGACGGATGTACTGATCCGTTTTTCGACGGTGGCCGGGGAGAGCGGAAGCCCAGATACATGGCGTGACCCACGCGGCTTCTCGATTAAGTTTTACACCGACGAAGGTAATTTCGACATGGTGGGTAACAATACCCCCGTGTTTTTCGTCCGTGACCCTATGAAGTTCCAGCACTTTATTCACTCGCAAAAACGCCGCGCTGACAACGGTTTGCGGGATCACGATATGCAGTGGGATTTTTGGACACTGGCACCAGAGTCAGCCCACCAAGTGGCATGGCTAATGGGAGACCGAGGTGTGCCCGCCACGTGGCGGCATATGAATGGCTACTCCAGCCACACCTATATGTGGGTGAATGATGAAGGTGAACGGTTTTGGGTGAAATACCACTTCAAAACCGATCAAGGCATTAAGTGCATGACCCAGGAGCAAGCCGACCAAATGGCAGGCAGCGATGCCGATTACCATCGCCGTGACTTGTTCGAGGCAATCAAACGGGGTGACTACCCGTCCTGGACGCTGCAAATGCAGATCATGCCGTTTGAAGATGCCAAGACCTACCGCATCAACCCCTTCGACTTAACCAAAGTATGGCCCCATGATGACTACCCGCTGATGGAAGTGGGCAAGTTAACCTTGAACCGTAACCCGACGGACTTTCATAGCGAGATTGAGCAAGCCGCCTTTGAGCCTAACAACTCGGTGCCGGGCACGGGCTTCTCGCCGGATAAAATGCTGCTGGCGCGGGTGATTTCCTATGCGGACGCACACCGTGCTCGCTTGGGGGTAAACTACAAGCATATCCCGGTAAACGCGCCTAAATGCCCGGTACATAGCTACAGCCAGGGTGGCGCGATGCGAATTAAGCACTCTACCGACCCGGTATATACCCCCAACAGTAAAGGCGGCGCCAAGGCAGACCCTGAGCGCTTTCCAGAGGATGCGGTGTGGTCGACCGATGGCCAGCTGGTACGCTCTGCCTACACGCTGCGCCCTGATGACGATGATTGGAGCCAAGCCCACGCGCTTGTTCGCCAAGTGATGGATGACGAGCAGCGTGACCGGTTAGTTTCTAACGTGGTGGGCCACTTGTCTGGCGGCGTCACCGAACCCGTGCTAGAGCGCGCTTTTGAATACTGGCGCAATATTGATCAAGAGGTCGGTGAGCGCATTGAGAAAGGCGTGCGGGGTAGCTAA
- a CDS encoding tRNA dihydrouridine synthase DusA, whose protein sequence is MKKESPANAARLFSVAPMMDWTTRDYRAFARTLTKRALLYTEMVTTGAILHGSPRERFLGFSEVEHPIALQLGGSDAGELAECAAIAEAWGYDEVNLNVGCPSDRVQNNMIGACLMGHPEKVAEAIRAMQAAVSIPVTVKCRIGIDDQDEDADLARFINIVADAGCEVFTVHARKAWLQGLSPKQNRDVPPLNYPRVHRLKQHHPELHIGINGGIKTLDECQAQLMHVDSVMVGREAYQNPWLLAGVDAQLFGEPGPAKTRLEAAMAFRPYIQQRLDEGAKLNHITRHLLGLFQGCSGGRRFRRHLSEHAHKEGVGLRVYDEALSLVREPSTEPLEVEQPATL, encoded by the coding sequence ATGAAAAAAGAAAGCCCTGCCAACGCCGCCCGCCTGTTTTCTGTGGCCCCGATGATGGATTGGACAACCCGCGATTACAGAGCATTCGCACGCACCTTAACCAAGCGGGCGCTGCTGTATACCGAGATGGTGACGACCGGTGCGATTTTGCATGGCTCGCCCCGTGAGCGCTTTTTGGGGTTTAGCGAGGTTGAGCACCCTATTGCCTTACAGCTGGGCGGTAGCGATGCGGGGGAGCTTGCGGAGTGCGCGGCGATTGCCGAGGCGTGGGGCTATGATGAAGTTAACCTGAACGTGGGCTGCCCAAGCGACCGCGTGCAGAACAACATGATTGGCGCCTGCTTGATGGGCCACCCTGAAAAAGTAGCGGAGGCTATACGCGCCATGCAGGCGGCGGTGTCGATCCCGGTCACGGTGAAATGCCGTATTGGGATTGATGATCAGGATGAAGATGCGGATTTGGCGCGCTTTATTAATATTGTCGCGGATGCAGGCTGTGAGGTGTTTACCGTTCACGCGCGTAAGGCGTGGCTACAGGGTTTGTCGCCTAAGCAGAACCGTGATGTGCCGCCGCTTAACTACCCCCGCGTTCATCGTCTGAAGCAACACCACCCTGAACTCCATATTGGCATTAACGGCGGTATCAAAACCCTCGATGAATGCCAGGCGCAGCTCATGCACGTGGATAGCGTGATGGTGGGCCGTGAGGCGTATCAAAACCCGTGGCTGTTAGCAGGTGTCGATGCGCAGCTGTTTGGCGAACCTGGGCCAGCAAAAACACGCCTAGAGGCGGCCATGGCGTTTCGCCCCTATATTCAGCAGCGGTTGGATGAGGGGGCCAAGTTGAATCACATCACCCGCCACCTGCTGGGGCTATTTCAGGGCTGCTCGGGCGGCAGGCGTTTTCGGCGTCATTTGTCAGAACACGCCCACAAAGAGGGCGTGGGTTTGCGTGTTTACGATGAAGCGCTCAGCTTAGTGCGTGAGCCCTCCACCGAGCCGCTAGAAGTAGAACAGCCCGCCACGTTGTAA
- a CDS encoding transposase gives MSYPRYTEEFKIEAVKQVVERGHRVAEVAERLGVSGHSLYIWIKRYDKPVEQRQEDDDLQAENRRLKAELKRVSEERDILKKATAYFARESD, from the coding sequence ATGAGCTATCCCCGCTACACTGAAGAATTCAAAATCGAAGCCGTCAAGCAGGTGGTAGAGCGCGGCCATCGCGTGGCCGAGGTCGCTGAGCGGCTAGGCGTGTCAGGTCACAGCCTGTACATCTGGATCAAGCGCTACGATAAGCCGGTAGAACAACGGCAAGAAGATGATGATCTCCAAGCTGAAAACCGTCGTTTGAAGGCCGAGCTCAAACGCGTATCAGAAGAGCGAGACATATTAAAAAAGGCCACCGCGTACTTCGCCAGGGAGTCCGACTGA
- a CDS encoding transposase — protein MMAVHPSGYYAWCKKALSNRAREDERLLGLIKHSWLESGGVYGYRKVYQDLREAGEACGKHRVARLMSREGLRSQTGYRRRPGGYGGGKPAVVSPNHLDRQFEVTAPNVTWVTDITYIRTYEGWLYLAVVIDLFSRQVVGWSMKSRMTTELVLDALLSAVWRRKPQGTVMVHSDQGSQFSSGDWQSFLKANHLVGSMSRRGNCHDNAVAESFFQLLKRERIKRQIYSTREAARCDVFNYIEMFYNPKRRHGTSDNLSPVEYERRYFKSLTGV, from the coding sequence ATGATGGCAGTGCACCCCAGCGGTTACTACGCATGGTGTAAAAAAGCGCTCTCTAATCGAGCGCGAGAAGATGAGCGCTTGCTGGGATTGATCAAGCACTCCTGGCTTGAAAGCGGCGGTGTATATGGCTATCGCAAGGTCTACCAGGACTTGCGTGAAGCTGGCGAAGCTTGCGGGAAGCACCGTGTGGCGCGTCTTATGAGTAGGGAAGGTTTACGTTCTCAGACAGGCTATCGACGACGCCCTGGCGGCTATGGCGGTGGAAAACCGGCTGTTGTATCCCCTAACCATTTAGACCGTCAGTTTGAAGTAACAGCGCCAAATGTTACTTGGGTGACGGACATCACGTACATCCGCACTTATGAAGGCTGGCTTTACTTAGCGGTAGTTATCGACCTGTTTTCTCGTCAAGTGGTTGGCTGGTCGATGAAGTCTCGCATGACTACGGAGTTGGTACTGGATGCTTTGTTATCAGCAGTCTGGCGACGCAAGCCACAAGGAACGGTGATGGTGCATTCGGATCAAGGAAGCCAGTTTAGCAGTGGAGACTGGCAAAGCTTTCTGAAAGCGAATCACTTGGTAGGCAGCATGAGCCGACGTGGTAACTGTCATGACAACGCCGTTGCTGAAAGCTTCTTTCAACTTCTAAAGCGAGAGCGAATCAAGCGACAGATTTATTCAACACGCGAAGCAGCTAGATGTGACGTGTTCAATTATATTGAAATGTTTTACAACCCAAAGCGCCGACACGGCACAAGTGATAACTTGTCACCGGTTGAGTATGAAAGGCGTTACTTTAAGAGCCTAACGGGTGTCTAG